In Populus alba chromosome 1, ASM523922v2, whole genome shotgun sequence, a single window of DNA contains:
- the LOC118056877 gene encoding E3 ubiquitin-protein ligase UPL1 isoform X2: protein MTKLKRRRSSEVPPKIKSFINNVTTTPLENIEEPLKGFVWEFDKGDFHHWVDLFNHFDSYFEKHIKPRRDLQVEDNFLESDPPFPREAVLQILCVIRIILENCTNKHFYSSYEHLSNLLASTDADVLEACLQTLAAFLKKTLGRYSIRDTSLNTKLFSLAQGWGGKDEGLGLIASTAQNGCDPVAFELGCTLHFEFYALDELSSQVSATEQSTQGLQIIHLPNVNACPETDLELLNKLVVEYKVPPSLRFSLLTRLRFARAFGSLASRQQYTCIRLYAFIVLVQASSDADDLVSFFNSEPEFINELVSLLSYEDEVPEKIRIRCLLSLVALSQDRSRQSTVLAAVTSGGHRGILSSLMQKTIDSVISDTSKWSVVFSEALLSLVTVLVSSSSGCSAMREAGFIPTLLPLLKDTDPQHLHLVATAVHILEAFMDYSNPAAALFRELGGLDDTISRLKVEVSHIENCSKQQGEDSDLRARNLRVVASASSELDSMLPLYSEALVAYHRRFLMKALLRAISLGTYASGNTSRIYGSEESLLPQCLCIIFRRAKDFGGGVFSLAATVMSDLIHKDPTCFPILDAAGLPSAFLDAIMDGVLCSSEAIMCIPQCLDALCLNNNGLQAVKDRNALRCFVKIFTSKMYLRALFGEAPGSLSSGLDELMRHASSLRGPGVDMVIEILNAISKIGSGVDASYSPTDPTCSAPVPMETDAEERSTVLSDDRESFRMETLEQTTEQSSDASVANVESLFPECLSNVARLLETILQNSDTCRIFVEKKGIDAVLQLFTLPLMPLSTPIGQIISVAFKNFSPQHSASLARSVCAFLREHLKSTNELLVSVGGTHLAVVESAHQAKVLRYLSSLEGILSLSNFLLKGNSTVVSELGTADADVLKDLGNAYREIVWQVSLYNDSKVDEKRYAEQENESADVSSSNAVGRESDDDANVPVVRYMNPVSIRNGSQSLWGGEREFLSVIRSGEGLHRRSRHGLARIRGGRTGRHLDALSVDSEIPSDEPETSLPKLKRRTPDEILNKLASILRTFFSALVKGFTLPNRRRADVGSLSAASKTLGTTLAKIFLEALSFSGYSTTGLDTSLSVKCRYLGKVVDDMAALTFDSRRRTCYAAMVNNFYVHGTFRELLTTFEATSQLLWTLPYPFPTPSVDQEKAGEGNNLSHSTWLLDTLHSYCRALEYFVNSSLLLSSTSASQAQLLVQPVAVGLSIGLFPVPKDPEVFVRMLQSQVLDVILLVWNHPMFPSCSAGFIASIVSLVTHIYSGVGDVKRSRGGIAGSTNQRFMPPPPDENTIATIVEMGFTRARAEEALRRVETNSVEMAMEWLFSHAEDPVQDDDELARALALSLGSSSEGSKAGNVDKSIDALTEEGQMKVPPIEDILAASVKLCQSSDTMAFSLTDLLVTLCNRNKGEDRLKVASYLIEQLKLCPLDFSKDSSALCMISHILALLLFEDGTVREIAAQNGIVAAATDVLMNFKARNASGSEILVPKCVSALLLILDNMLQSRPRISSEIMGGTQTVSPPDSSVPASGAEEKVTSDFPEKESGTALEKILGKSTGYLTIEESHKVLLVVCDLMKQHVPAVIMQAILQLCARLTKTHVLALQFLENGGLVALFNLPRSCFFPGYQTVASAIVRHLLEDPQTLQTAMELEIRQTLSGNRHAGRFSPRTFLTSMAPVISRDPVVFMKAAAAVCQLESSGGRTFVVLSKEKEKEKDKSKASGAEESVRISESKMHDGSGKCAKGHKKIPANLTQVIDQLLDIVLKYPLQKSQEGYVGDLNSMDVDEPATKLKGKSKVDEAKKTESESEISAGLAKVNFVLKLLSDILLMYVHAVGVILRRDLELCHLRGSNQTGSSGLGGIIHHILHQLLPIATDKSAGPDEWRDKLSEKASWFLVVLCGRSGEGRRRVINELVKAMSSFSNLESNSHKNILLPDKKVFAFSDLVYSILSKNASSSHLPGSGCSPDIAKSMIDGGMVQSLTSILQAIDLDHPDAPKIVNLLLKALESLSRAANASEQVLKSEGLNRKKTTGSNGRHDEQTAASAAETVEHNQNVGGTQEVPDEEETDIQQQEGTTHVEGNHAVHQNESAEQDMRLESEDTMATNPSMEVGLDFMREEMDEGGVLHNTGQIEMTFHVENRADDDMGDEDDDMGDDGDEDEDEDEDEGEDEDEDIAEDGAGMMSLADTDVEDHDDTGLGDDYNDEMIDEEDDDFHENRVIEVRWREALDGLDHLQVLGQPGASGGLIDVAAEPFEGVNVDDLFGLRRPLGFDRRRQSGRSSFERSVTEVNGFQHPLLLRPSQSGDLVSMWSSGGHSSRDLEALSSGSFDVAHFYIDAPVLPYEHVPSSIFVDRSGSAAPPPLSDYSVGMDSLHTQGRRGPGDGRWTDDGQPQAGAQAAAIAQAIEEQFLSQLCSVPATNVPTERQFQNSGVQENQPSDPLSNDGQVVVDGDNTSNQQLEVHQEIGNEDTRYQPNPTVETVPCNEQVDPRPSLNDAGEGPQVDEPMLVQPISLNSTPNGLDNMEIGDGDGTACDQVETMPELANSSAEQHAALHYEGVPEVPASLNEVPIQAVGSAIGGLSDNPLLVDSVSAMPNVDHVNADVEMNGADADADGNQLEQSMLASERGADEPSSRQETLVARDAAQADQTGLDNGAPATNAIDPTFLEALPEDLRAEVLASQQAQSVQPPTYAPPSVDDIDPEFLAALPPDIQAEVLAQQRAQRIAQQAEGQPVDMDNASIIATFPADLREEVLLTSSEAVLSALPSPLLAEAQMLRDRAMSHYQARSLFGSSHRLSSRRNGLGFDRQTVMDRGVGVTIGRRAASTIADSMEVKEMEGKPLLDANALKALIRLLRLAQPLGKGLLQRLLLNLCAHSTTRATLVRLLLDMIKPEAEGSISGLATINSQRLYGCQSNVVYGRSQLLDGLPPLVLRRILEILTYLSTNHTSIANMLFYLDPSIVSEPLSPKYLETKMDKGKEKIDDRGDSLKPLGDADDIPLILFLKLLNRPLFLRSTAHLEQVMGLLQVVVFMAASKLESQAQSGQARETSQKQTVGEASSDVPSVPPVVAEASEEDKAASAGLSVSDEKRSIDASSIFLQLPQADLRNLCSLLGREGLSDKVYMLAGEVLKKLASVVATHRKFFTSELSELAHGLSSSAVSELVTLRNTHMLGLSAGSMAGAAILRVLQALSSLTSPTSPTVDENMNLEHNGEQEEQATMWNLSIALEPLWQELSECISVTEMQLIQSTFGRTMSNITVGEHVQGSSSSSPLPPGTQRLLPFIEAFFVLCEKLQANQSIVQQDHMSITAREVKESSGSSSSTTAYMGDSQRKLDGAVTFSRFAEKHRRLLNTFIRQNPGLLEKSLSMMLKAPRLIDFDNKRAYFRSRIRQQHEQHLSGPLRISVRRAYVLEDSYNQLRMRPTQDLRGRLNVQFQGEEGIDAGGLTREWYQLLSRVVFDKGALLFTTVGNNVTFQPNPNSVYQTEHLSYFKFVGRVVAKALFDGQLLDVYFTRSFYKHILGVKVTYHDIEAVDPDYYKNLKWMLENDVSYVPDLTFSMDADEEKHILYEKTQVTDYELKPGGRNIRVTEETKHEYVDLVADHILTNAIRPQITSFLDGFNELVPRELISIFNDKELELLISGLPEIDLDDLKANTEYTGYTSASSVIQWFWEVVKGFNKEDMARLLQFVTGTSKVPLEGFKALQGISGPQKFQIHKAYGAPERLPSAHTCFNQLDLPEYTSREQLQERLLLAIHEASEGFGFG, encoded by the exons ATGACGAAGCTTAAGAGGAGGAGGTCTTCAGAAGTG CCTCCCAAAATTAAGTCCTTCATCAACAATGTTACTACTACTCCACTCGAGAATATAGAAGAGCCCCTAAAAGGTTTTGTTTGGGAGTTCGATAAG GGAGATTTTCATCACTGGGTTGatctttttaatcattttgattcATATTTTGAGAAGCACATAAAGCCAAGAAGAGACTTGCAGGTTGAGGACAACTTTTTGGAATCTGATCCTCCCTTTCCAAGAGAAGCTGTTCTTCAAATTCTCTGTGTTATCAGAATAATTTTAGAGAACTGCACAAATAAGCACTTTTATAGTTCTTATGAG CATCTTTCTAACCTTCTTGCTTCCACTGATGCGGATGTACTAGAGGCTTGCCTACAGACTCTGGCAGCTTTTTTGAAGAAGACTCTCGGAAGATATTCCATTAGAGATACGTCTTTGAATACGAAGTTATTTTCTCTTGCACAAGGCTGGGGTGGAAAGGATGAGGGTCTTGGATTGATTGCATCTACTGCACAAAATGGGTGTGACCCTGTTGCTTTTGAGCTAGGCTGCACCCTCCATTTTGAGTTCTATGCATTGGATGAGTTGTCAAGTCAGGTCAGTGCCACAGAACAGTCAACTCAGGGTTTACAAATTATCCATCTACCTAATGTCAATGCTTGCCCAGAGACGGATTTAGAGCTTCTGAATAAGTTAGTTGTAGAGTATAAAGTACCTCCCAGCCTAAGATTTTCTTTGTTGACGAGATTGCGGTTTGCAAGGGCTTTTGGCTCCTTGGCTTCTCGACAGCAGTACACATGCATTCGTTTGTATGCTTTCATTGTTCTTGTTCAAGCAAGCAGTGATGCTGATGATCTAGTTTCTTTCTTTAACTCTGAGCCTGAGTTCATCAATGAATTAGTTTCACTTTTGAGCTATGAAGATGAAGTCCCTGAGAAAATTCGAATTCGTTGTCTGTTATCATTGGTTGCCCTTTCTCAAGATCGGTCTCGCCAATCAACTGTTTTGGCTGCTGTCACATCTGGTGGTCACCGTGGTATCCTGTCCAGCCTCATGCAGAAAACCATTGATTCTGTTATCAGTGATACATCTAAGTGGTCTGTTGTTTTTTCTGAGGCTCTACTATCTCTTGTCACTGTTCTGGTGTCATCATCATCAGGTTGCTCAGCCATGCGTGAGGCAGGGTTTATTCCAACTCTTCTACCCCTCCTCAAGGATACAGACCCTCAGCATTTGCATTTGGTAGCTACAGCCGTGCATATTCTAGAGGCATTCATGGATTACAGTAATCCTGCAGCAGCATTATTCAGAGAGTTGGGTGGTTTGGATGATACTATCTCTCGACTGAAGGTAGAAGTGTCTCATATTGAAAATTGTTCAAAGCAACAAGGTGAAGATTCTGATTTGAGGGCGAGGAATTTGCGAGTAGTTGCAAGTGCTTCCTCAGAGTTAGATAGCATGCTCCCACTGTATTCTGAAGCATTAGTTGCATATCATCGACGTTTCCTGATGAAAGCTTTGTTACGGGCTATATCCCTTGGAACATATGCTTCCGGGAATACTTCTCGTATTTATGGATCTGAAGAGAGTTTGTTGCCCCAGTGCCTATGTATAATCTTTAGAAGAGCGAAAGATTTTGGTGGAGGGGTGTTTTCACTTGCAGCCACTGTCATGAGTGATCTAATTCACAAAGATCCTACCTGTTTTCCTATCTTAGATGCAGCCGGTCTTCCTTCTGCTTTTTTGGATGCTATAATGGATGGTGTTCTATGCTCTTCAGAAGCCATAATGTGTATACCTCAGTGTTTGGATGCCCTGTGCCTGAATAATAATGGTCTTCAGGCTGTAAAAGATCGGAATGCTCTAAGGTGCTTTGTGAAAATATTTACATCTAAAATGTATTTGCGTGCCCTTTTTGGTGAGGCACCAGGGTCCCTGTCTAGTGGACTGGATGAACTCATGCGCCATGCTTCCTCATTAAGAGGACCTGGAGTGGATATGGTGATTGAGATCCTAAATGCCATTTCAAAAATTGGGTCTGGGGTTGATGCTTCTTACTCGCCCACTGATCCAACCTGTTCTGCTCCTGTTCCAATGGAAACTGATGCTGAAGAAAGGAGCACGGTTCTGTCAGATGATAGGGAATCTTTTAGGATGGAGACCTTGGAGCAGACCACTGAGCAGTCATCTGATGCCTCTGTAGCAAATGTTGAGTCACTCTTTCCTGAATGTTTAAGCAATGTTGCTCGTCTTCTTGAAACAATTCTTCAGAATTCTGACACATGTCGTATTTTTGTTGAGAAGAAGGGAATTGATGCTGTTCTGCAGTTATTTACTTTGCCACTAATGCCTCTTTCAACACCAATTGGTCAGATCATATCTGTTGCATTTAAGAACTTCTCACCACAGCATTCTGCTTCCTTGGCCAGGTCAGTATGTGCCTTCTTGAGAGAACAtttgaaatcaacaaatgaACTATTAGTTTCAGTTGGAGGGACTCATCTTGCTGTCGTTGAATCTGCTCATCAAGCTAAGGTTCTGAGATATCTTTCCAGCCTTGAGGGTATCCTTTCTCTCTCCAATTTCCTGTTGAAGGGGAATAGTACTGTTGTCTCTGAATTGGGCACTGCAGATGCTGATGTGTTGAAGGATCTTGGGAATGCATACCGGGAAATAGTTTGGCAAGTTTCTCTGTATAATGACTCCAAAGTGGACGAAAAGAGATATGCTGAACAAGAGAATGAGAGTGCAGATGTGTCTTCATCAAATGCTGTTGGAAGAGAAAGTGACGATGATGCAAATGTTCCAGTAGTGAGATACATGAACCCTGTTTCTATTAGGAATGGTTCTCAGTCCCTTTGGGGTGGTGAACGTGAATTTCTCTCAGTCATTCGTTCAGGTGAAGGCTTGCATCGTCGTAGTCGACATGGCTTGGCACGTATACGCGGTGGGAGGACTGGTCGGCACTTGGATGCTTTAAGTGTTGACTCAGAGATCCCATCAGATGAACCAGAGACATCTTTGCCAAAGTTGAAAAGGAGAACTCCTGATGAGATTCTTAACAAGCTGGCTTCTATATTACGTACTTTCTTCTCTGCCCTTGTGAAGGGATTTACATTACCAAACCGTCGAAGGGCTGATGTAGGATCGTTGAGTGCAGCTTCAAAGACATTGGGAACCACCTTGGCTAAAATATTTCTTGAAGCTCTCAGTTTCTCTGGGTATTCTACTACTGGACTTGATACTTCACTGTCAGTTAAGTGCCGATATCTTGGAAAGGTAGTTGATGATATGGCAGCCCTCACATTTGACAGCAGGAGGCGTACTTGTTATGCAGCAATggtcaataatttttatgtacATGGAACCTTTAGGGAGCTGCTCACCACATTTGAAGCTACAAGTCAACTGTTATGGACACTACCTTACCCTTTTCCTACACCCTCAGTTGACCAAGAGAAGGCAGGTGAAGGAAATAATTTGTCTCACAGTACATGGCTACTTGACACTTTACACAGCTACTGCCGTGCACTCGAGTATTTTGTAAACTCCTCTCTACTTTTATCTTCAACCTCTGCATCCCAAGCTCAGCTACTTGTTCAGCCTGTTGCAGTTGGTTTGTCAATTGGGCTATTTCCTGTTCCTAAGGACCCTGAAGTCTTTGTTCGCATGCTGCAGTCTCAGGTTCTGGATGTCATATTACTTGTCTGGAACCACCCAATGTTTCCAAGTTGCAGTGCTGGCTTCATTGCTTCTATTGTATCACTTGTGACACACATATACTCTGGTGTTGGAGATGTCAAAAGGAGTCGCGGTGGCATTGCAGGAAGTACAAACCAAAGGTTCATGCCCCCACCACCCGATGAAAATACAATTGCAACAATTGTTGAGATGGGCTTTACAAGAGCAAGAGCTGAAGAGGCATTGAGACGGGTGGAAACCAATAGTGTTGAAATGGCTATGGAGTGGCTGTTTAGTCATGCTGAGGATCCTGTGCAGGATGATGATGAGTTGGCTCGGGCACTTGCGCTGTCACTAGGAAGTTCATCAGAAGGATCGAAAGCTGGCAATGTGGATAAGTCTATAGATGCCTTGACAGAAGAAGGACAAATGAAGGTGCCTCCCATTGAAGATATTCTTGCTGCATCTGTGAAGCTGTGCCAGAGTAGTGATACGATGGCATTCTCGTTGACAGATTTGCTTGTGACCCTTTGCAATCGAAACAAAGGAGAGGATCGCTTAAAGGTGGCATCTTATCTCATTGAGCAACTAAAGCTTTGCCCGTTGGATTTTTCAAAGGATTCCAGTGCATTGTGTATGATATCACATATTTTAGCATTGCTCCTTTTTGAGGATGGAACTGTTCGAGAAATTGCTGCACAAAATGGTATTGTTGCTGCTGCAACAGATGTCTTGATGAATTTCAAGGCTAGAAATGCATCAGGGAGTGAGATTCTTGTCCCAAAATGCGTAAGTGCTTTACTGCTCATCTTGGATAACATGTTGCAATCCAGGCCCCGAATCTCCTCTGAAATCATGGGAGGAACCCAGACAGTATCTCCACCTGACTCATCAGTTCCAGCATCAGGTGCAGAAGAAAAAGTGACTTCAGACTTCCCCGAGAAAGAATCTGGCACAGCACTTGAGAAAATATTGGGGAAGTCCACTGGTTACCTGACTATTGAAGAGAGTCATAAAGTATTACTTGTTGTTTGTGACTTGATGAAACAGCATGTTCCTGCTGTGATCATGCAGGCTATTCTGCAGTTATGTGCTCGCTTGACAAAAACTCATGTTTTAGCCTTGCAATTTCTTGAAAATGGAGGGTTAGTTGCTCTCTTTAATCTTCCAAGAAGTTGCTTCTTCCCTGGATACCAAACTGTTGCATCTGCTATCGTTCGACACCTCCTTGAAGATCCTCAAACCCTGCAAACTGCTATGGAATTGGAGATACGGCAAACTTTGAGTGGAAATCGCCATGCTGGGCGTTTTTCCCCAAGGACATTTTTGACATCTATGGCACCTGTTATCTCCAGAGATCCTGTGGTTTTTATGAAAGCTGCTGCTGCAGTTTGTCAGTTGGAATCTTCAGGAGGGAGGACTTTTGTGGTGTTATCgaaggaaaaagagaaggaaaaggacAAATCAAAAGCTTCAGGTGCTGAAGAATCTGTCCGGATTTCTGAGAGTAAGATGCATGATGGTTCTGGTAAATGTGCCAAAGGCCATAAAAAGATTCCAGCCAATCTTACTCAAGTAATTGATCAGCTTCTTGATATAGTTCTGAAATACCCTTTGCAAAAAAGTCAGGAAGGTTATGTTGGTGACTTAAATTCTATGGATGTGGATGAACCTGCTACCAAGTTGAAGGGAAAATCCAAAGTTGATGAGGCAAAGAAAACAGAGTCTGAATCTGAAATATCTGCTGGACTGGCGAAGGTGAATTTTGTTCTCAAGTTGTTGAGTGATATTCTTCTTATGTATGTGCACGCAGTTGGGGTCATACTCAGACGAGACTTGGAATTGTGTCATCTGCGGGGATCTAATCAAACAGGTAGTTCAGGGCTTGGTGGGATAATTCATCACATCTTACACCAGCTGCTTCCAATAGCTACAGATAAATCTGCAGGGCCTGATGAATGGAGAGACAAATTGTCTGAAAAAGCTTCTTGGTTCCTGGTGGTTTTGTGCGGTCGATCTGGTGAAGGGCGGAGGCGAGTAATTAATGAACTTGTGAAAGCTATGTCCTCATTCTCGAACTTGGAGAGCAATTCacataaaaacattttgttaCCTGATAAAAAAGTTTTTGCTTTTTCTGATTTGGTATATTCAATTTTGTCTAAAAATGCATCCTCCAGCCACTTACCTGGTTCTGGATGCTCACCGGATATAGCAAAAAGCATGATAGATGGAGGAATGGTGCAGTCTCTCACCAGCATTCTTCAAGCAATTGATTTGGACCATCCTGATGCTCCTAAAATTGTTAATCTTCTACTGAAGGCTTTGGAAAGCCTGTCAAGGGCTGCCAATGCTAGTGAGCAAGTTCTTAAATCTGAGGGTCTGAACAGGAAGAAAACTACAGGGTCAAATGGCAGGCATGATGAACAGACAGCTGCGTCAGCTGCAGAGACCGTAGAGCATAATCAGAATGTGGGGGGCACACAGGAAGTCCCAGATGAGGAGGAGACTGACATTCAGCAACAAGAAGGAACTACTCATGTTGAGGGTAATCATGCTGTACATCAAAATGAGTCAGCAGAGCAAGACATGAGGTTAGAATCGGAAGACACAATGGCAACCAACCCATCAATGGAGGTTGGACTGGATTTCATGCGTGAAGAAATGGACGAAGGTGGTGTGCTACACAATACTGGCCAAATTGAGATGACTTTTCATGTTGAGAACAGGGCTGATGATGATATGGGTGATGAGGATGATGACATGGGAGATGATGGTGACGAGGACGAGGACGAGGACGAGGATGAGGGAGAGGATGAGGATGAGGATATTGCTGAAGATGGTGCTGGCATGATGTCTCTTGCTGACACTGATGTGGAAGATCATGATGATACTGGCTTGGGAGATGACTATAATGATGAGATGATTgacgaagaagatgatgattttcATGAGAATCGTGTTATAGAGGTAAGGTGGAGGGAGGCCCTTGATGGGTTAGATCATTTGCAGGTACTTGGTCAGCCTGGAGCTTCAGGTGGTCTCATTGATGTTGCTGCCGAGCCATTTGAAGGGGTGAATGTGGATGATCTTTTTGGTCTTCGCAGGCCTTTGGGTTTTGACCGTCGGCGTCAGAGTGGCAGGTCTTCCTTTGAGCGTTCTGTCACAGAAGTAAATGGATTTCAACATCCTCTTCTGTTAAGGCCATCCCAGTCAGGGGATCTGGTTTCTATGTGGTCATCAGGTGGGCATTCATCCAGGGATTTAGAAGCTTTGTCATCTGGGAGCTTTGATGTAGCTCATTTTTACATTGATGCTCCTGTTCTTCCATATGAACATGTACCTAGTAGTATATTTGTTGATCGTTCGGGTAGTGCAGCACCCCCACCTTTGTCTGATTATTCTGTAGGTATGGACTCGTTGCATACACAGGGACGAAGAGGGCCTGGTGATGGCAGGTGGACAGATGATGGTCAGCCGCAAGCAGGTGCCCAAGCAGCTGCAATCGCACAAGCAATAGAGGAACAGTTCCTGTCACAGCTGTGCAGTGTACCTGCAACCAATGTTCCCACTGAGAGGCAGTTCCAGAATTCAGGAGTGCAGGAGAATCAACCATCTGATCCTCTATCCAATGATGGTCAAGTTGTGGTGGATGGCGATAACACCAGCAACCAGCAACTTGAAGTTCATCAAGAAATTGGCAATGAAGATACCCGCTATCAGCCTAATCCAACAGTTgaaactgttccttgcaacgaaCAGGTTGATCCTCGGCCTTCACTCAATGATGCAGGTGAAGGTCCACAGGTGGATGAACCTATGTTAGTTCAACCAATTTCTCTGAACAGTACACCAAATGGTCTTGATAACATGGAAATTGGAGATGGTGATGGCACTGCATGTGATCAAGTTGAGACAATGCCGGAGCTTGCCAACTCATCTGCAGAACAACATGCTGCTTTGCATTATGAAGGGGTCCCTGAAGTACCTGCAAGTCTCAATGAAGTGCCTATTCAGGCTGTGGGATCTGCAATTGGTGGTCTGTCCGATAATCCTCTGTTGGTTGATTCTGTTTCAGCGATGCCTAATGTGGATCATGTGAATGCTGATGTTGAAATGAATGGTGCTGATGCTGATGCTGATGGAAATCAGCTCGAGCAATCCATGCTTGCTTCTGAACGAGGTGCCGACGAGCCCTCATCCAGGCAAGAGACATTGGTTGCTCGGGATGCTGCCCAGGCTGACCAGACTGGTTTAGATAATGGGGCTCCTGCTACAAACGCAATTGATCCAACCTTCCTGGAGGCCTTACCCGAAGATTTACGAGCAGAAGTTCTAGCTTCCCAGCAGGCTCAGTCTGTTCAACCTCCAACTTATGCTCCACCTTCTGTTGATGATATTGATCCTGAATTTCTGGCTGCCCTTCCTCCAGACATCCAAGCAGAGGTTTTGGCACAACAAAGGGCACAGCGGATTGCACAGCAGGCTGAAGGACAGCCTGTTGACATGGATAATGCTTCAATAATTGCGACTTTTCCTGCTGATTTGCGTGAAGAG GTGCTTTTGACATCTTCAGAAGCAGTATTATCAGCATTACCTTCTCCATTACTTGCCGAAGCCCAAATGCTAAGGGACCGAGCAATGAGTCACTATCAGGCTCGCAGCCTGTTTGGTAGCAGCCACAGGCTAAGTAGTCGTAGAAATGGTTTGGGGTTTGATAGGCAGACAGTGATGGATAGGGGTGTTGGAGTTACAATTGGAAGGAGGGCTGCTTCTACTATTGCAGATAGCATGGAGGTGAAGGAAATGGAAGGCAAGCCACTTTTGGATGCAAATGCATTGAAAGCTTTGATCCGCCTCCTAAGGTTGGCGCAG CCTCTTGGGAAAGGCCTTCTGCAAAGACTTCTGTTGAACCTTTGTGCACATAGTACCACAAGGGCAACTTTGGTTCGCCTTTTGCTCGATATGATTAAACCTGAGGCTGAAGGGTCAATCAGTGGATTGGCAACAATTAACTCCCAGAGGCTTTATGGCTGTCAGTCAAATGTTGTTTATGGTCGATCACAGTTGTTGGAtg GTCTTCCTCCCTTGGTTTTGCGTCGAATTCTGGAAATCTTGACCTATTTGTCTACAAATCATACTTCTATTGCCAATATGTTGTTCTACTTGGATCCCTCAATTGTTTCGGAGCCTCTAAGTCCAAaatatctggaaaccaagatggaTAAAGGAAAGGAGAAAATTGATGATCGAGGTGATTCATTAAAACCTCTGGGAGACGCTGATGATATTCCTTTGATCCTGTTCCTGAAGCTTTTGAACCGACCACTTTTTCTACGCAGCACTGCTCATCTTGAGCAG GTCATGGGATTGCTTCAAGTAGTAGTTTTTATGGCAGCATCAAAATTAGAGAGCCAGGCTCAATCTGGACAGGCGAGGGAGACTTCCCAAAAACAAACTGTTGGTGAAGCTTCTAGTGATGTTCCAAGTGTTCCGCCTGTGGTTGCAGAGGCAAGCGAAGAAGACAAAGCTGCCAGTGCTGGGTTATCCGTTTCTGATGAAAAGAGGAGCATTGATGCATCTAGTATTTTCTTGCAGTTGCCACAAGCTGATTTGCGCAATCTGTGCAGCCTTCTTGGTCGTGAAGG GCTGTCAGATAAAGTGTACATGCTAGCTGGAGAAGTGCTTAAGAAGTTGGCCTCAGTTGTTGCAACCCATCGTAAATTCTTTACTTCGGAGCTTTCAGAATTAGCTCATGGGTTGAGCAGTTCAGCTGTCAGTGAGCTTGTTACCTTGAGGAACACACACATGCTGGGTCTAAGTGCTGGCTCCATGGCTGGGGCAGCAATCCTACGTGTGCTACAGGCACTCAGCTCACTCACCTCACCCACCTCACCAACTGTTGATGAGAATATGAACCTGGAGCACAATGGGGAACAGGAGGAGCAAGCTACCATGTGGAACTTAAGTATTGCACTTGAGCCATTGTGGCAGGAATTGAGCGAATGTATTAGTGTGACAGAGATGCAGCTCATTCAGAGCACTTTTGGTCGGACTATGTCAAATATTACTGTAGGGGAGCATGTACAGGGGAGCTCTTCTTCATCCCCTCTTCCTCCGGGAACCCAGAGACTCTTGCCCTTCATTGaagctttctttgttttgtgtgaAAAGCTACAGGCAAACCAATCCATTGTGCAACAAGATCACATGAGCATAACTGCGAGAGAAGTCAAAGAGTCTTCTGGGAGTTCTTCCTCAACCACAGCATACATGGGGGATTCTCAGAGAAAACTTGATGGTGCTGTCACATTTTCCAGATTTGCAGAAAAGCACCGCCGGCTTTTGAATACTTTTATTAGACAGAATCCTGGCTTGTTGGAGAAATCACTTTCTATGATGCTAAAGGCTCCCAGACTTATTGATTTTGATAACAAGAGAGCATATTTCCGCTCCAGAATAAGGCAACAGCATGAGCAACACCTCTCTGGCCCTCTGCGGATAAGTGTTCGGCGGGCATATGTTTTGGAGGATTCATACAATCAATTGAGGATGCGACCTACTCAGGATCTTAGGGGAAGATTGAATGTGCAGTTCCAAGGTGAAGAGGGTATTGATGCTGGGGGTTTGACAAGAGAATGGTATCAACTGCTGTCGAGAGTTGTATTTGACAAGGGAGCATTGCTTTTCACAACTGTGGGGAATAATGTGACTTTTCAGCCAAACCCTAATTCTGTCTACCAGACAGAACATTTATCTTACTTCAAGTTTGTGGGTCGTGTG GTTGCCAAGGCATTGTTTGACGGGCAGCTTTTGGATGTTTACTTTACTCGGTCTTTCTACAAGCACATTCTTGGTGTAAAGGTGACTTACCATGACATAGAGGCTGTTGATCCTGATTATTACAAGAATTTGAAGTGGATGCTGGAG AATGATGTGAGTTATGTACCTGACTTGACATTTAGTATGGATGCTGATGAGGAGAAGCACATCCTTTATGAGAAAACTCAG GTCACTGATTACGAGCTTAAACCTGGAGGAAGAAACATAAGGGTTACTGAAGAAACAAAGCACGAGTATGTAGACCTTGTTGCTGATCATATCCTGACAAATGCTATTCGTCCTCAAATCACTTCATTCCTCGACGGTTTCAATGAATTGGTCCCAAGGGAACTTATTTCCATTTTTAATGATAAAGAGCTTGAGCTACTAATCAGTGGACTTCCTGAAATTGATT TGGATGATTTGAAGGCCAACACTGAGTATACTGGCTATACCTCAGCATCTAGCGTTATTCAATGGTTTTGGGAGGTTGTCAAAGGATTTAACAAGGAAGACATGGCCAGACTGCTGCAGTTTGTAACTGGAACATCAAAG GTTCCATTGGAGGGTTTCAAGGCTTTGCAGGGTATCTCTGGGCCTCAGAAGTTTCAGATTCACAAAGCATATGGTGCTCCCGAGCGTTTGCCTTCAGCTCACACATG CTTCAATCAGCTAGACCTTCCTGAGTACACCTCCAGGGAACAGCTTCAAGAACGCTTGCTGCTTGCCATTCATGAAGCCAGTGAAGGCTTTGGCTTTGGCTAA